The Calditrichota bacterium genomic sequence CAGAGCCGGGCAATTCGGCCCATCTTTCTAAATCCAATAATGAGGCCAGGATGCAGTTTTGGCCGTGTCCGTGTCACCCCACACACGATAAAGGCCATCAATATCCAACCTTATCTTATTAATGGGTGCAGATAATTGTGGTATTCTCCAGTAGGGCAGGCATTCCTGCCTGCCCTTTGGACGGACAAGAATGTCCGTCCTACTGATGCTACTATTTGAAGCCCCGATTAATAAGACCGCCTGGAGTTAATATCATGCGTTTTCATCCATTTTGGTGTTGGTTCTCCATCACTTCACCCCCTGATATAGCGCCGGGCGGAAGCGGGGCTTGGGAATATCCTTGCCGTCCTCGCGCGCAACCTCAAGCCAGAGTTCTTTGGCAATGTTGACTTCGTGAACTGCCTCTTCGGGCGTATCACCGAAGGCGGAGCAGAACTCCAGATCAGGAATATCCGCTACATAGCAGTTATCCTCTTCGCTGAAGAAGACATTAATCCAATAGTCGCGCATACTATGCCTCCATTGAAAGATGATGCTTTTCGATTAGCCTAATGAATTGCCTTAGTTGATAGGCTTTTGCCTCGCCTCTTAGCGGCTGAACATTCAGATATCCAGGAATCAGAGGATGCTTGAACAGATGATGGCTTCCTGAGATCCGCCGCAATCGAAATCCGAAACCTTCGATAAGATTCTGAAAGTCGATAAACCTGACATTCGAAGTTTCACCATGATAGATTTTCTTGAGTAATTCCTTACGATCCATGCTGCAACTCTCCCACCACCTCCTTTAGCACCCGATCCGCATCATCCTTCAACGGTCTGCAGGTCCCGGCGCCTTTGTGTCCGCCGCCGCCGTAGCGCGCCATCAGGTCGCCGACTACCACCTTGTTCGTCCGGACGAAGATGCTGTGCCCCACCGAGAGATGCGCCCGCGCCGGGTCGGTCGGGTGATCTGTCAGTTTCACCCAGGTGTCGCAGGTTGGGAAGAGCGCATAGGGCAGAAAGCGGTTGCCCGGCTCGCCGGTGAACCGCCCACAAAAGTCGGTCACCAGCACGTTACCCTCAAGGCGTGAGTGCTTTAGAAGCGCCTCCTTAAAGGCGTTGTTGATAGATTTGAACTCGCCGCAGCGTCTAATGATTTCGGGGTCGCCGAGCAACGCGGCGGTGTCGTTCCTGATCAGAATTTTGATCAGGTGGCGCCAGTAAGGTTCGTCCTGCGGGCGCTTGCCTTCGACGGTCATCGAGATGAGGATCACGCCGGAAGGACTCGCGATTTCGTCCATCGTAAGGCTCGCCGAGTCAATGCGGTCGGTGATGGCGATCATCTCGTCCCAACCAGCGAGCGATTCGTCGTGCCCGTAGAACTCGTAAATTACCCTCGCGGCCGACGGCGCCACCCAGAACGAGCCGCGGAAGTCCTCGCCCTCCAGTTTGTTCGAGACGTGGTGGTCGAACCAGAGTGCGCATCCCTTGCGATAGGGCAGGTTGGCGATGATGTCGTCGGGCGTCACCTCGCCTTCGCCGGACTGGAATGGACCCGGCTCGATGAACCGCATCCGGTCGCAATCTTCGACGATGTTCAGAAGCGCGGCGCAGACCAGCCCGTCCCAGTCGGCGCGAGTAGTGATACGAAACATCTTCACATCCCCGCGTATCTTGGCCCCCCGCCGCCTTCGGGCGGGACCCAGGTGATGATGCCATAGGGGTCGGCAATGTCGCATGTCTTGCAGTGGACGCAGTTGGAGGCGTTGATCTGCAGGCGTCTCCCCCCATCCTCCCCGGGCAGCATCTCATAAACCGCCGCCGGGCAGAAGTGCTGGCAGGGATTGCCATACTCAGCGGAGCACCGTCCCGAGCAAATGTCGGTGTCGGAGACGCGCAAGTGTGGAGGCTGGTTCTCCTCGTGGCGCGTCCCGGAGGCGAAGACGTCGGACAATTTGTCGTAGGTGAGCGAGCCATCGAACCTGCGCTCGAGAGGTTGGCGCCAGTCAGGTTCTTCGGTCAACTTGCTGTAGTGCAAATGGTCGGGAGTTGCAGGATAGCGGTTCATCAGGCCGCGCCCACCGGTAACCATTTGCAGCCCGGTGTTGAACATCCCCCAGATCAGCCCCTTCTCATAAGGCTGGTGGAAGTTGCGGACACCGCGCAGTTCCTTATGCGCCCACGACGCACGATAGTGGTCATCATAGGCCTTCAAGGTCGCTTCCGAGTAGTCCTCGCGCTGCAACGCATTAAAGGCGGTCTTGGCTGCCATAATACCGGACTTGATGGCGAGATGGATACCTTTAAGACGCAGAGCATTCAAATACCCGCCCGATTCGCCTGCCAGCAACAACCCTTCGTGATAGAGTTGCG encodes the following:
- a CDS encoding type II toxin-antitoxin system HicA family toxin, which produces MDRKELLKKIYHGETSNVRFIDFQNLIEGFGFRLRRISGSHHLFKHPLIPGYLNVQPLRGEAKAYQLRQFIRLIEKHHLSMEA
- a CDS encoding type II toxin-antitoxin system HicB family antitoxin, which translates into the protein MRDYWINVFFSEEDNCYVADIPDLEFCSAFGDTPEEAVHEVNIAKELWLEVAREDGKDIPKPRFRPALYQGVK
- a CDS encoding exopolyphosphatase, with product MFRITTRADWDGLVCAALLNIVEDCDRMRFIEPGPFQSGEGEVTPDDIIANLPYRKGCALWFDHHVSNKLEGEDFRGSFWVAPSAARVIYEFYGHDESLAGWDEMIAITDRIDSASLTMDEIASPSGVILISMTVEGKRPQDEPYWRHLIKILIRNDTAALLGDPEIIRRCGEFKSINNAFKEALLKHSRLEGNVLVTDFCGRFTGEPGNRFLPYALFPTCDTWVKLTDHPTDPARAHLSVGHSIFVRTNKVVVGDLMARYGGGGHKGAGTCRPLKDDADRVLKEVVGELQHGS